A portion of the Candidatus Paceibacterota bacterium genome contains these proteins:
- the mraZ gene encoding division/cell wall cluster transcriptional repressor MraZ has product MFLGTHEPRLDEKGRLILPAKFRDELASGLVITKGQERCLYVFPAAEFVTITENLRQAPVTSKSARDYMRVMFAGAHDEIPDRQGRVTIPQGLRTYAGLEKECVVIGANTRVEIWDATSWREYLADREKGFADVSEEVFPGLF; this is encoded by the coding sequence ATGTTTCTCGGCACTCACGAACCGCGCCTGGATGAGAAGGGTCGCCTTATTTTGCCGGCCAAATTCCGCGATGAATTGGCCAGTGGACTTGTCATCACGAAAGGGCAAGAGCGTTGTCTCTATGTTTTTCCAGCCGCCGAGTTCGTAACAATCACTGAGAATCTGCGACAAGCTCCCGTCACATCTAAATCCGCGCGCGACTACATGCGTGTCATGTTTGCCGGCGCTCACGATGAAATTCCTGATCGTCAAGGACGGGTCACTATTCCGCAGGGCCTGCGTACTTATGCAGGACTCGAAAAAGAGTGCGTTGTTATCGGCGCAAATACTCGAGTCGAAATATGGGATGCGACTTCATGGCGTGAATACCTTGCCGACCGTGAAAAGGGATTTGCCGACGTATCGGAGGAGGTATTCCCAGGACTCTTCTAA
- a CDS encoding DUF3040 domain-containing protein: MSLSEHERKLLAQMEEALSADDPHLLSALTGTRLYPGRNRILLGATLAIVGILTIFAGLISKMTPLGILGFLISLAGVTLAISALSGVSALRVPKNRRTKKGRLNSRLEDRWERRNFDQ; the protein is encoded by the coding sequence GTGTCGCTATCAGAGCACGAGCGCAAACTCCTTGCCCAGATGGAGGAAGCGCTCTCCGCGGATGATCCGCATCTTCTCTCTGCGCTCACCGGAACACGCCTTTATCCAGGTCGCAACCGGATTCTTCTGGGGGCGACCCTGGCAATCGTAGGGATATTGACAATATTCGCTGGTTTGATCTCGAAGATGACCCCGCTGGGAATTTTAGGTTTCTTGATCTCCCTGGCAGGAGTCACTCTGGCGATTTCGGCTCTTTCCGGCGTAAGCGCCCTGCGGGTACCTAAAAACCGCCGCACCAAGAAGGGTAGGCTCAATTCACGTTTGGAAGACCGCTGGGAGAGGCGTAACTTCGACCAGTAG
- the dinB gene encoding DNA polymerase IV: MSTATILHVDMDAFYASVAERDDPTLKGKAVVVGAGTRGVVLSANYLARTFGIHAAMPVGRAQRLAPQAIFVVPDHSRYSEISEHIMEIFRSYTPHVEPISLDEAFLDVTGSRRLLGTGRQIATEIRARVEKDEGITCSVGIAPSKFIAKLASSRCKPNGMLEIQPDRILTFLHPLSVSAIWGVGPKTSEALQRLGLRTVEDVAKTPRETLIRALGEANGASLFELAWGRDYRDVVSDEPEKSISAAETFSRDIDDPEIILKEYLRLSEKASARLRERSLFAKTISIKVRFADFTTINRSRTLPLATDSSHDIYEIVKGLYGALRIDRARLRLVGVSLENLQYGAPEQLILGSRERGWREAEGAVDRAQARFGPGSVKPGRLVKGEGEK, encoded by the coding sequence GTGAGTACTGCCACCATCCTGCATGTCGATATGGATGCTTTCTACGCTTCAGTCGCCGAGAGAGACGATCCGACGTTGAAAGGTAAAGCAGTAGTCGTTGGAGCGGGCACGCGTGGAGTTGTTCTGTCCGCTAATTACTTGGCTCGAACATTTGGAATTCATGCAGCAATGCCAGTCGGAAGAGCTCAGCGATTGGCTCCGCAGGCAATTTTTGTTGTCCCGGACCATTCTCGGTACAGCGAAATATCAGAACACATTATGGAGATTTTTCGTTCGTACACGCCACACGTTGAACCAATCTCATTGGACGAAGCATTTCTCGACGTAACCGGGTCACGTCGATTGTTAGGTACAGGCCGTCAGATTGCAACAGAAATTCGGGCAAGGGTTGAGAAAGATGAGGGCATTACGTGTTCGGTAGGAATAGCGCCTTCTAAATTCATTGCCAAACTCGCATCAAGTCGATGCAAACCAAATGGAATGCTCGAAATCCAACCAGATCGGATACTTACTTTTCTTCATCCTTTGTCAGTCTCCGCAATTTGGGGAGTTGGTCCAAAAACGTCAGAAGCTCTTCAGCGTTTAGGCTTAAGGACAGTTGAAGATGTTGCGAAAACACCACGTGAGACTTTAATACGTGCGTTGGGTGAGGCGAATGGCGCTTCGCTTTTTGAGTTGGCGTGGGGACGCGATTATCGAGACGTTGTTTCGGATGAACCGGAAAAAAGTATTAGCGCAGCAGAGACTTTCTCGCGCGATATTGATGATCCAGAAATTATTTTGAAGGAGTACCTGCGGCTGAGTGAGAAAGCGTCCGCCCGTTTGCGAGAGAGATCTCTCTTTGCTAAAACTATTTCCATTAAAGTCCGATTTGCCGATTTCACAACGATCAACCGATCCAGGACATTGCCACTTGCAACTGATAGCTCCCATGACATTTATGAGATTGTGAAAGGTCTGTACGGAGCACTTCGAATCGATCGTGCTCGCCTTCGGTTAGTGGGAGTGAGCCTAGAGAATCTTCAGTATGGCGCTCCCGAACAGTTGATTCTGGGCTCCCGCGAGCGTGGTTGGCGCGAAGCCGAGGGGGCCGTGGACCGAGCTCAGGCTCGTTTTGGTCCAGGCAGCGTGAAGCCTGGGAGGTTAGTCAAAGGTGAAGGTGAGAAATAA
- the dnaE gene encoding DNA polymerase III subunit alpha — translation MKTFTHLHLSSAYSLKYGTTQPSDLVARAREYQMPAIALTDRDGLVGAVRFVQSCVEYGVAPIIGIDLAIDIKNKQVLPRKSRVSGNEGILPRVTLLAHGDGGWRSLCRLLTSLHTYKASDAPLIRRMTPVLTIDFLQRFNEYSRNLLVLHGPESPIGAAIALRRPDLALERFMQMKELFADHAIECVSHLVAGDGPRSTAHAARSLIFARDQKIPAVLTNAVRMLERDDGPVADILDSARQLVPLHTRHVERKNAEAFLKSTSEMAEMAEEIARAAGERTARELLRTTREWAERAILSPTLDIGLGGIHLPEPHIVGADSALQMRSLLRSRSEAGLHWRYSDNATIEKARQRLDDELSTVATLGYESYFLTVADITDMARDRGIRVAARGSGAGSLICHLLGISGVDPLQHGLLMERFCSPLRRALPDIDIDVESARRLEIYDLVFQRYGDPNWSVPGNTSRCATVAMIDTYRARHAIRDTGMALGVPFVEIDLIAKSLPHIRARNISRALETLPELRALNLKNPLVAMMISLAQRLDGLPRHLAMHPCAVVLSDGAFLDRAPLQVNAGGYPMAEFDKDDVEAVGLLKLDILGVRMQSTIAYAIQEIGRLSDGSGEEAVDIDSIALDDKATFDLIRSTRTLGIFQVESPGQRELVGKLAPRTFSDLIIDISLFRPGPVKSDMINPFLRARHGWSAAQIIHPDLYETLRETEGVVVFHEQVISIISIIAGISLAEADEKRRALGDRQGQQDVCDWFYPAASARGYDVATIDAIWNVLRAFASFGFCKAHAAAFALPTYQSAWLKAHYPAPFLAGVLTHDPGMYPKRLILDDARQLGVLIAPIDINHSDATYRVERVDPETARRPARVFDGMSTGETLALPDARGYAIRMSLSDLAGISAEEIESVIDGQPYLDLSDFHSRSGASYPTTEKLILVGAFDEVHQVGRSGINRRDLLLYLSDLHRSPVRSLGGTQLNFGFAPPTLIPSGLPNLDASEIVRNEITHLGMDVSHHLVEFYADFLNQIGAVRSSDLLAQRSGASVLVAGVKVALQSPPVRSGKRVLFLTLDDGYGCNDATFFHDAQRDYADVLFNSWLFLVRGDVRRTGPRGVSLRATGAWELRAAYEKHSLSRSTLVT, via the coding sequence ATGAAGACATTCACGCATCTGCATCTCTCTAGTGCTTATTCGCTCAAATATGGCACTACTCAACCATCGGATTTAGTGGCTCGGGCACGTGAGTATCAAATGCCCGCCATAGCACTTACCGATCGTGATGGTTTAGTTGGTGCAGTTCGTTTTGTTCAAAGTTGCGTTGAGTATGGAGTTGCTCCAATTATCGGAATTGATCTGGCAATTGATATAAAGAACAAGCAGGTTCTTCCTCGAAAAAGCAGGGTTAGCGGGAATGAAGGAATACTTCCCCGCGTTACCCTTCTGGCGCACGGTGATGGAGGATGGCGCTCGCTCTGCCGGCTACTCACTTCGTTGCATACATATAAAGCATCGGATGCACCGTTGATCCGGAGGATGACCCCCGTTCTTACTATTGACTTTCTCCAACGTTTCAATGAGTACAGCAGAAACCTTCTGGTTCTACACGGTCCCGAGTCACCAATCGGAGCAGCAATTGCGTTGCGGCGTCCAGATCTTGCTCTCGAACGTTTTATGCAGATGAAAGAATTATTTGCTGATCATGCAATTGAATGCGTCTCCCATTTAGTGGCAGGTGATGGTCCTCGCTCCACTGCCCATGCCGCAAGATCATTGATTTTTGCTCGCGACCAGAAGATTCCTGCCGTTCTCACAAACGCGGTGCGGATGCTCGAACGTGATGACGGACCAGTGGCAGACATTTTGGACTCTGCTCGTCAATTGGTTCCCCTGCACACTCGTCATGTCGAACGTAAAAATGCTGAAGCTTTCCTTAAATCGACAAGTGAGATGGCGGAAATGGCGGAGGAAATTGCCCGCGCCGCCGGCGAACGTACAGCACGCGAACTTCTCAGAACGACGCGAGAGTGGGCAGAGCGAGCGATACTTTCGCCCACGCTAGATATTGGTTTGGGCGGTATTCACTTACCTGAGCCGCATATCGTGGGTGCGGATTCAGCATTGCAGATGCGCTCTTTATTGCGCTCTCGAAGTGAAGCTGGCCTGCATTGGCGGTATAGCGATAATGCAACAATCGAAAAGGCCCGTCAACGATTAGATGACGAACTCTCGACAGTTGCAACTCTTGGGTATGAGTCGTATTTCCTTACCGTGGCCGACATTACCGATATGGCACGCGATCGTGGCATCCGCGTGGCGGCGCGTGGCAGTGGAGCAGGTTCTCTCATTTGTCACCTGTTGGGAATTTCTGGGGTTGATCCGCTGCAACATGGATTGCTGATGGAGCGTTTCTGTTCGCCTCTTCGACGCGCACTTCCAGATATCGATATCGATGTTGAATCCGCGAGGCGATTGGAAATTTACGATTTAGTTTTCCAGCGTTATGGCGATCCCAATTGGAGTGTCCCTGGCAATACATCACGCTGTGCGACAGTTGCCATGATTGATACTTATCGCGCCCGGCATGCAATTCGTGATACAGGTATGGCCCTTGGAGTCCCATTTGTTGAAATTGATTTGATAGCAAAATCTCTACCTCATATCCGTGCTCGCAATATTTCGCGTGCGCTGGAAACTCTTCCGGAATTGCGCGCTCTTAATCTTAAAAACCCACTAGTGGCAATGATGATTTCTTTAGCCCAACGCCTTGATGGCCTTCCTCGGCATTTAGCAATGCACCCATGCGCTGTTGTTTTATCCGATGGTGCTTTTCTTGATCGTGCACCTTTGCAAGTAAATGCTGGGGGATATCCGATGGCGGAGTTCGACAAAGATGATGTCGAAGCAGTTGGCTTGCTTAAGCTCGACATTCTAGGTGTGCGTATGCAATCAACCATTGCTTATGCGATTCAGGAGATCGGACGCTTGAGTGATGGGTCGGGAGAGGAGGCCGTTGATATTGATTCGATTGCGTTGGATGACAAGGCCACCTTTGATCTCATTCGATCGACTCGGACACTGGGTATTTTTCAAGTGGAGAGTCCGGGGCAGCGCGAACTTGTTGGCAAACTCGCCCCTCGAACATTTAGTGACCTTATTATCGACATCTCGCTCTTTCGCCCAGGACCTGTTAAGAGCGACATGATTAATCCATTTCTGCGTGCACGACATGGGTGGAGCGCTGCGCAGATCATTCATCCTGACCTTTATGAGACTCTCCGTGAGACAGAAGGGGTCGTTGTTTTCCATGAACAAGTGATCTCGATCATTTCAATTATTGCGGGCATATCTCTTGCAGAGGCCGATGAGAAGAGGCGTGCATTAGGGGATCGGCAAGGCCAACAGGATGTTTGTGATTGGTTTTATCCAGCGGCATCTGCACGCGGGTACGACGTTGCGACAATTGATGCAATTTGGAATGTTCTGCGAGCTTTTGCATCTTTTGGCTTTTGCAAAGCGCATGCCGCTGCTTTCGCTCTACCGACTTATCAGTCGGCCTGGCTTAAAGCCCATTACCCTGCTCCATTTTTAGCTGGAGTTCTGACTCATGACCCTGGTATGTACCCAAAGCGTTTAATTCTTGACGATGCACGCCAGTTAGGTGTGTTGATCGCACCTATTGATATCAATCACTCGGATGCTACATATCGAGTCGAGCGAGTCGATCCAGAAACTGCGCGGAGACCGGCAAGAGTTTTTGATGGGATGAGTACTGGAGAGACTCTTGCTTTGCCTGATGCGCGTGGATACGCGATACGCATGTCTCTGAGTGATCTTGCCGGAATTAGTGCAGAAGAAATTGAATCAGTTATTGACGGTCAGCCGTATTTAGATCTTTCAGATTTTCACTCGCGTTCTGGTGCTTCGTATCCAACAACAGAGAAACTCATTTTGGTCGGAGCTTTTGATGAGGTGCATCAAGTAGGTAGGAGTGGAATCAACCGCCGCGATCTACTTTTATACCTGAGTGACCTACACCGATCGCCAGTGCGCTCTTTAGGGGGAACGCAACTTAATTTTGGTTTTGCGCCACCAACACTCATACCTAGCGGCTTGCCGAATCTAGATGCGAGCGAGATTGTTCGCAATGAAATTACCCATTTAGGTATGGATGTGTCGCATCACCTCGTTGAGTTTTATGCTGACTTCCTTAATCAGATTGGCGCAGTGCGTTCCTCTGATCTCCTTGCCCAGCGGTCGGGAGCATCCGTTCTCGTCGCCGGAGTGAAAGTCGCTTTGCAGAGCCCACCAGTACGCTCTGGCAAACGTGTTCTTTTTCTTACTCTGGACGATGGTTATGGCTGTAATGACGCGACTTTTTTTCATGACGCCCAGCGTGATTATGCCGATGTGCTTTTTAATTCTTGGCTCTTTTTAGTGCGGGGAGATGTGCGTCGTACTGGCCCTCGAGGTGTTTCTTTACGCGCAACTGGAGCATGGGAACTCCGTGCCGCCTACGAAAAACATTCATTAAGTAGAAGTACGCTCGTGACGTGA
- a CDS encoding DUF6504 family protein — MAVPSIKRAQVSQIEPHEILVDGLTPVEFTFRGRRFRIHSVLSRWCEAGGWWNRISDGMYRPDDGARALWRVEAAPVGALTTFEIERDEATGMWRVTVL, encoded by the coding sequence ATGGCAGTCCCTTCTATTAAGCGCGCCCAGGTAAGTCAGATTGAACCCCATGAAATTCTGGTGGATGGGCTCACTCCCGTTGAATTCACCTTTCGCGGGCGACGCTTTCGTATCCACTCTGTTCTTTCTCGCTGGTGCGAGGCGGGAGGCTGGTGGAATCGCATTAGTGATGGCATGTACCGGCCTGATGATGGAGCACGTGCACTCTGGAGGGTGGAAGCTGCGCCCGTAGGAGCGCTCACTACCTTTGAGATTGAGCGCGACGAAGCCACCGGCATGTGGCGCGTGACGGTTCTCTAA
- a CDS encoding arsenate reductase ArsC: MTKPSVLFVCIHNAGRSQMAAAFLSHLAEGAIEVRSAGTQPADQVNPVVIEAMKEKGIDLLGQTPKVLTVEAVEESDVVITMGCGDICPYFPGKRYLDWKLDDPAGTNIAAIRPIRDQIEKLVRVLIKEIAPA; the protein is encoded by the coding sequence GTGACTAAACCATCCGTTCTATTTGTTTGTATCCATAATGCCGGTCGCTCTCAAATGGCAGCTGCCTTTCTCTCGCACCTGGCCGAAGGTGCAATTGAGGTCCGTTCGGCCGGCACCCAACCTGCCGACCAGGTAAACCCTGTGGTGATTGAGGCGATGAAAGAGAAGGGGATTGATCTTCTCGGACAGACTCCTAAGGTCTTGACAGTGGAGGCAGTAGAAGAGAGCGATGTGGTTATCACTATGGGCTGTGGGGACATCTGCCCTTACTTCCCTGGGAAGCGCTATCTAGACTGGAAGTTGGACGACCCGGCTGGCACAAACATTGCGGCAATCCGCCCCATCCGCGACCAGATCGAGAAACTCGTCCGTGTTCTGATCAAGGAAATCGCCCCCGCTTAA
- a CDS encoding phosphoribosyltransferase family protein — protein sequence MIFNNRIDAGRALGERLKYLQGQNVIVLGLPRGGVPVAHEVSKAIHAPLDVIVVRKLGVPTQPELAMGAVGEGGALFTNDEVLRMIQISPEEFATVQKREEEEVKVRALKFRGGRPSKSLKGRIALIVDDGIATGSTAQAACKVARAMGAGKIILAVPVGSKEATSALKKDADELVCLETPEYFFAVGEWYRDFASVSDEEVIDLLRTELTNDVATKEESVSIDLGGHALPGQLTIPEHATGLVIFAHGSGSSRLSPRNQFVAKALNSIGLATLLFDLLDPSEESNRANVFDIEFLAERLTGATLWAKRDSRVGALSIGYFGASTGAAAALWAASDPELEIKAVVLRGGRPDLAGPKLSKVHTPTLLIVGGNDVEVIQLNQSAQEKLRCENQLVIVPGATHLFEEPETLERVAELTGNWFLARL from the coding sequence ATGATTTTCAATAACCGCATAGATGCAGGTCGCGCACTTGGTGAGCGCCTCAAATATCTGCAAGGCCAAAATGTCATCGTTCTCGGACTTCCTCGAGGTGGAGTGCCCGTTGCGCACGAGGTTTCAAAAGCTATTCATGCCCCTCTAGACGTAATTGTTGTACGTAAACTTGGCGTTCCGACGCAGCCTGAGTTGGCAATGGGAGCCGTCGGTGAAGGTGGAGCGCTTTTCACAAACGACGAAGTTCTTCGGATGATTCAAATATCTCCCGAAGAATTCGCCACGGTGCAAAAGAGAGAGGAGGAGGAAGTCAAGGTTCGCGCATTGAAATTTCGTGGCGGCAGACCATCCAAGTCCCTCAAAGGCCGGATCGCACTCATTGTCGATGATGGGATCGCCACCGGTTCAACGGCTCAAGCGGCATGCAAAGTTGCCAGAGCAATGGGGGCAGGGAAAATAATTCTGGCAGTTCCGGTGGGATCTAAAGAAGCGACTTCAGCCCTCAAAAAAGATGCTGACGAACTAGTCTGCCTTGAAACTCCGGAATATTTCTTCGCAGTCGGGGAATGGTATCGGGATTTCGCAAGTGTGAGCGATGAAGAGGTTATTGATTTACTTCGCACAGAACTTACGAATGACGTGGCAACCAAAGAAGAGAGTGTTTCTATTGATCTGGGTGGACACGCTCTCCCGGGGCAATTGACCATTCCAGAACATGCAACAGGGTTAGTGATTTTCGCGCATGGAAGTGGAAGTAGTCGTTTGAGTCCTCGAAATCAATTTGTCGCAAAAGCGCTTAACTCGATTGGTTTAGCTACTCTCCTCTTCGATCTCCTCGACCCAAGTGAAGAATCCAACCGAGCAAATGTCTTCGATATTGAATTTCTTGCCGAACGACTAACTGGTGCCACTCTCTGGGCGAAAAGGGATTCAAGAGTAGGCGCACTCTCCATCGGCTATTTTGGAGCAAGCACTGGTGCGGCGGCGGCACTTTGGGCTGCGTCAGACCCTGAATTAGAAATTAAAGCAGTCGTTTTGCGAGGAGGCCGACCTGACCTGGCCGGACCGAAACTCTCCAAGGTTCACACCCCAACGCTCCTCATCGTCGGCGGCAATGATGTCGAAGTGATTCAACTCAATCAAAGCGCGCAAGAAAAACTTCGATGCGAAAACCAACTTGTGATTGTTCCTGGTGCTACTCACCTATTCGAAGAACCTGAGACCCTTGAGCGAGTTGCGGAATTAACGGGTAATTGGTTTCTCGCTCGCCTATGA
- a CDS encoding class D sortase, with product MSKKRTRVVASFSAFLIVGGLTGMAVAGVQIYQSRVDVGSQVLPAFAPLVKDVTSVPTTSMSSAVSYRPYPKSGDVIGKITLPALKTTLPIIEGTGDKELKRGVGHFIGSVLPGEDDNSVLAGHRDSVFSQLGKLILGDLVVIRTQAGEFTYQVVRFRIVNADDRTVIVPTPAAMLTLSTCFPFRYIGNAPKRYIVSAKLIATQLPAPTV from the coding sequence GTGTCAAAAAAACGAACGAGAGTTGTTGCCTCTTTCTCCGCCTTCCTGATTGTGGGTGGGCTGACGGGGATGGCAGTAGCTGGAGTTCAGATTTATCAATCGAGGGTGGACGTCGGCAGCCAAGTGTTGCCGGCGTTTGCTCCGCTTGTAAAAGATGTAACCTCGGTTCCGACAACTTCAATGTCGAGTGCCGTTTCTTATAGGCCGTATCCAAAATCCGGCGATGTCATTGGAAAAATTACCTTGCCTGCGCTTAAGACGACTTTGCCGATTATTGAAGGCACCGGTGACAAAGAACTTAAAAGGGGTGTCGGGCACTTCATAGGAAGTGTTTTGCCTGGCGAAGATGATAATTCGGTATTAGCGGGGCATAGAGATTCGGTCTTCTCGCAGTTAGGCAAACTCATCCTTGGAGATCTGGTTGTTATTAGAACTCAAGCGGGGGAGTTTACGTATCAAGTTGTGAGGTTTCGGATCGTAAATGCTGATGATCGGACTGTGATTGTTCCTACGCCCGCCGCAATGCTTACCCTCAGTACTTGTTTTCCATTTCGATACATTGGAAATGCGCCCAAGCGCTACATAGTGAGCGCTAAATTAATCGCTACCCAACTACCTGCGCCAACGGTCTGA
- a CDS encoding LPXTG cell wall anchor domain-containing protein → MMRNLKYPKKLALLGVISLSVLFAVPSTASAVETTATLTVIETVINDNGGTMTSADFVLQIRDLNGDVVGSPFNGASGAGTTFVLPPGSYLITENDLPYVDGFPQYTSVFAGPAGIDLGYVTLEAGDNVTIVRTNNDWPQAGPAVPIVTPSPVPSTPTDTPTTVDGGTLPATGTPWYNILLVGFGLVLLGGVGFGTRKVLN, encoded by the coding sequence ATGATGAGAAACCTAAAATACCCAAAAAAATTGGCGTTGCTTGGTGTTATTTCACTGAGCGTGTTATTTGCTGTGCCATCTACTGCTAGTGCAGTTGAGACCACTGCGACCTTGACGGTCATTGAGACAGTTATCAATGACAACGGCGGGACTATGACCTCTGCTGATTTTGTGTTGCAAATCAGAGACCTCAATGGTGATGTAGTCGGGAGTCCATTCAATGGTGCAAGCGGTGCAGGCACGACCTTCGTTCTCCCCCCTGGCAGTTACCTGATTACAGAAAACGACCTTCCTTACGTGGATGGTTTCCCTCAGTACACCAGCGTTTTCGCTGGCCCAGCGGGTATCGACCTTGGCTATGTCACGCTTGAAGCTGGCGACAATGTCACCATTGTTAGAACGAATAACGATTGGCCACAAGCCGGTCCTGCTGTACCCATTGTCACACCAAGTCCAGTTCCATCCACTCCAACAGATACTCCCACAACAGTTGATGGCGGTACATTGCCCGCAACAGGGACTCCTTGGTACAACATATTGCTCGTCGGATTCGGTCTCGTACTTCTTGGCGGTGTTGGGTTTGGGACTCGCAAGGTCTTAAACTAA